One Candidatus Binatia bacterium DNA segment encodes these proteins:
- a CDS encoding MBL fold metallo-hydrolase, which translates to MKDATEATRAANWAALAQVPLADQQSFEDARRGFIEALGDQLITRPDGRLVWTLQGYEFLSSEKAPDTVHPALWRHARVNMANGLYQVTERVYQLRGFDVSNMTIIEGDSGLIVIDPLISTEVAKAAMDLYLKHRPKRPVVAVIYSHSHIDHFGGVRGIVSADEVAAGKVTIWAPAGFMAAAVGENVIAGNAMLRRALFQFGAMLPRGERGQVDTGLGKSVSLGTVTLIAPTNLIEKPIETHRIDGIEIIFELTPDAEAPAELIMYYPQFRVLNMTEITTQNFHNLLPMRGALVRDSLAWSKYIGGALHRYGASSDILIAQHN; encoded by the coding sequence ATGAAGGACGCAACTGAAGCCACGCGCGCGGCGAACTGGGCAGCACTGGCACAGGTACCGCTTGCCGATCAGCAATCGTTCGAAGATGCGCGGCGCGGCTTTATCGAAGCGCTCGGCGACCAGTTGATCACGCGCCCCGATGGTCGTCTGGTGTGGACCCTCCAAGGCTATGAGTTTCTCTCCAGCGAGAAGGCCCCCGACACCGTTCATCCGGCCTTGTGGCGTCACGCCCGCGTGAACATGGCCAACGGCCTGTACCAGGTGACGGAGCGCGTCTACCAGCTTCGCGGCTTCGATGTATCCAACATGACGATCATCGAGGGCGACAGCGGTCTCATCGTGATCGACCCGCTGATCTCGACCGAGGTCGCCAAAGCGGCGATGGACCTGTACCTGAAGCATAGACCGAAGCGGCCGGTGGTAGCGGTCATTTACTCTCATAGCCACATCGATCACTTCGGAGGCGTCCGCGGAATCGTCAGCGCCGATGAGGTGGCGGCCGGCAAGGTGACGATCTGGGCGCCCGCGGGCTTCATGGCCGCGGCAGTCGGCGAAAACGTGATCGCCGGCAACGCGATGCTGCGGCGCGCCCTGTTCCAGTTCGGCGCGATGCTGCCGCGCGGCGAACGCGGCCAGGTCGATACCGGGCTGGGCAAAAGCGTCTCGCTCGGCACAGTCACGCTGATTGCGCCCACCAACCTGATCGAAAAGCCGATCGAGACCCACCGGATTGACGGCATTGAGATCATCTTCGAGTTGACCCCGGATGCCGAGGCACCGGCCGAACTGATCATGTACTACCCGCAGTTCCGCGTCCTCAACATGACCGAAATTACTACCCAGAATTTCCACAACCTGTTGCCGATGCGCGGAGCGCTGGTGCGCGACTCGCTGGCCTGGTCGAAGTACATCGGCGGCGCGCTACACCGTTACGGCGCGTCAAGCGACATCTTGATCGCGCAACACAAC
- a CDS encoding NADP-dependent oxidoreductase, with product MSNKNVQVTLANRPVGWVKETDFRIAESEMPKPGAGEVLVRNIYLSLDPYMRGRMNDVKSYAASVQIGQVMVGGTAGEIVESHNPNFKPGDSVVGQFGWQQYGVSKGTTLRKVDPQLVPLSKYLGAVGMPGLTAWWGLLDIGQPKTGETVVVSAAAGAVGSVVGQIAKLKGCRAVGIAGGKTKCDIVVNEFGFDACVDYKAGNLFRDLREAAPRGIDIYFENVGGEVLDTVALQLNPFARIPLCGLVSQYNEVRPRGMNNFVMLLINRVKVQGFIVSDYADRSATAVAELAGWVRAGTITCRETIAEGIENAPRAFIGMLKGENIGKQLVKLF from the coding sequence ATGAGCAACAAGAACGTCCAGGTTACGCTCGCGAATCGGCCGGTCGGATGGGTCAAGGAGACAGATTTCCGCATTGCCGAGAGCGAGATGCCGAAGCCCGGCGCGGGCGAAGTCCTCGTCAGGAACATCTATCTGTCGCTCGATCCCTACATGCGCGGGCGGATGAACGACGTGAAATCGTACGCGGCATCCGTTCAGATCGGGCAGGTGATGGTCGGTGGAACCGCAGGCGAAATCGTCGAATCACACAATCCGAACTTCAAGCCCGGCGATTCGGTCGTCGGCCAGTTCGGCTGGCAGCAGTACGGCGTGTCCAAGGGGACCACGCTGCGGAAGGTCGACCCGCAGCTCGTCCCGCTGTCCAAGTATCTCGGCGCCGTCGGCATGCCCGGTCTGACCGCATGGTGGGGGTTGCTCGATATCGGACAGCCGAAGACGGGGGAAACGGTTGTGGTGTCGGCGGCGGCCGGCGCGGTGGGCAGCGTGGTCGGCCAGATCGCAAAGCTGAAGGGATGCCGCGCCGTGGGAATTGCGGGCGGGAAGACGAAGTGCGACATCGTGGTGAACGAGTTCGGCTTCGACGCGTGCGTGGATTACAAGGCGGGAAACCTGTTCAGGGATTTGCGCGAGGCGGCGCCGCGCGGCATCGATATCTACTTCGAGAACGTGGGCGGCGAGGTCCTCGACACGGTCGCGCTTCAGCTCAACCCGTTCGCGCGCATTCCGCTCTGCGGGCTGGTCTCGCAATACAATGAGGTGCGGCCGCGCGGGATGAACAACTTCGTCATGCTGCTCATCAACCGCGTCAAAGTTCAGGGCTTCATCGTCTCCGATTACGCGGATCGGAGCGCTACGGCGGTGGCCGAACTTGCCGGATGGGTTCGTGCGGGCACGATCACGTGCCGCGAGACGATCGCTGAAGGAATCGAGAATGCGCCGCGCGCGTTCATCGGCATGCTCAAAGGCGAGAACATCGGCAAGCAGCTCGTGAAGCTGTTCTGA